CGAACAAGGTCATCAACGTCGGCTATCGCTATCGCAATGACCAGATTCGTTACGACCAGAACACCGGTAAATGGTCGGTGGGTGGTGGTGACTACGGCACTCCAGGCACGCCTGGCTACGTGAAGGACTACTACAAGATCCAGCAGCACGACTTCTCGGTGATCTGGCCGATCGTGCCGCAGTGGAACGCCATCAGCCGCTGGCAGTATGACTACAACCGCAACCGTACCCTGGAAGCCTTCGGTGGTTTCGAGTACGACAACTGCTGCTGGAAACTGCGCCTGATCAACCGTTACTGGGTTTCCTATGACGAGTTCAGTCAGGAAGCTCCGCAAAACGAAAAAGGCGACCATGGCGTCTTCCTCCAAATTGTTCTGAAGGGACTCGGTGGCCTCACTGGCTCCAAAGTAGAGAGCTTCCTCGACAAAGGCATTCAAGGTTATCGTGAACGTGAAGACCAAGCTTTCTGATTGTCTGCGCCCGCTGATGCTGGGCGCGCTGTTCCTGGGTACTGCGGCCAACGCCGCAGTACAGTCCATCGATAAAGTGGTAGCGATCGTCGACAACGACGTGGTCATGCAGAGCCAACTGGATCAGCGCGTCCATGAAGTTCAGCAGACCATCGCCAAGCGTGGCGGCGGCTCGCCACCTCCAGGCGTACTGGATCAGCAGGTGCTCGAACGCCTGATCGTCGAAAACCTGCAATTGCAGATTGGCGAACGTTCCGGCATTCGTATCACCGATGAAGAACTGAACCAGGCTGTCGGCACCATCGCACAGCGCAACAACATGACTATTGACCAGTTCCGCGCCGCTCTGGCTCGCGATGGCCTGTCTTACGACGACGCCCGTGACCAGATCCGTCGCGAGATGATCATCAGCCGTGTGCGTCAGCGCCGCGTAGCCGAACGCATTCAGGTGTCCGAGCAGGAAGTGAAGAACTTCCTCGCCTCCGACCTGGGCAAGATGCAACTGTCCGAAGAACTGCACCTGGCCAACATCCTGATCCCGACCCCGGAAAGCGCCAACTCTGAAGCGATTCAGAATGCTGCGCGTCAGGCTATGGAGATTTACCAGCAGCTCAAGCAAGGCGCCGACTTCGGTCAATTGGCCGTGGCCAAATCCGCCAGCGACAACGCACTGGAAGGCGGCGACATGGGCTGGCGTAAAGCTGCTCAACTGCCACCGCCGTTCGATCGCGAGTTGAGCAGCATGGCAGTCGGAGACGTGACTCAGCCGGCACGCACTCCAGGTGGTTTCATCATCCTGAAGTTGCTGGCCAAACGCGGTGGCGAGGCCCAGACCCGTGATGAGGTGCATGTGCGCCACATCCTGGTCAAGCCGAGCCCGATCCGCGACGAAGCCAAGACCAAAGCCCTGGTTCAGTCGTTGTATGAGCGCATCGTGGCAGGCGAAGATTTCGCCACCCTGGCAAAAAGCTACTCCGAAGACCCGGGCTCCGCGCTTAACGGCGGCGATCTGAACTGGATCGACCCGAACGTATTGGTGCCGGAATTCCGCGAAGTGATGGCCAAGACCCCACAAGGTCAGCTGTCCAAGCCGTTCCAGACCCAATACGGCTGGCACGTTCTGGAAGTCCTTGGCCGTCGCGCCACGGACAGCACCGAACAGGCTCGCGAGCAGCAGGCCATGACCGTACTGCGTAACCGCAAATACGACGAAGAGCTGCAAACCTGGCTGCGTCAGATCCGTGACGAAGCTTACGTAGAGATCAAACTCCCTGGTGCAGACCAGGCAGCGCAGTGAAACCCAAGCGTTTCGCGCTGACACCCGGCGAACCAGCCGGCATCGGTCCCGACCTGTGCCTGCTGCTCGCCTCGCAAGCCCAGCCTCATCCCCTGATTGCCGTCACCAGCCGCGACCTGCTCCTTGAGCGTGCCGCCCAGCTGGGGCTGGCTGTCAATTTGCTGGACGTCGGACCTGATCTCTGGCCAGACGTCCCGGCGCCTGCCAACAGTCTTTACGTCTGGGACACACCGCTCAGCGCCCCCGTGGTCGCCGGGCAACTGGACAAGGCCAATGCCGCGTTCGTCCTCGAAACCCTGACCCGCGCCGGCAACGGCTGCCTGAACGGCGACTTCGCCGGGATGATCACCGCTCCGGTGCACAAGGGCGTGATCAACGACTCAGGCATCGCGTTCTCCGGGCACACGGAATTTCTCGCCGACCTGACGCACACCACACAAGTGGTGATGATGCTCGCCACCCGCGGTTTGCGCGTGGCCCTGGTCACCACTCACCTGCCCCTGCGCGAGATTGCCGATGCAATCACAGCGGAGCGGCTTGAGCGGGTCACGCGGATTCTGCACGCCGACCTGCAAGACAAATTCGGCATCGCCCAGCCACGCATCCTGGTGTGCGGGCTCAACCCGCACGCCGGTGAAGGCGGACACCTGGGCCATGAAGAAATCGACATCATCGAACCCACCTTAGAGCGCCTGCGCGGCGAGGGCATGGACCTTCGTGGCCCGCTGCCTGCCGACACTCTGTTTACCCCCAAATATCTGGAGCACTGCGACGCAGTGCTGGCGATGTACCACGACCAGGGCCTGCCCGTGCTGAAGTACAAAGGCTTCGGCGCCGCCGTCAACGTGACCCTCGGCCTGCCGATCATCCGCACTTCGGTCGATCATGGCACCGCCCTGGATCTTGCCGGCAGCGGCAAGATCGACACCGGCAGCCTGCAAGTCGCCCTGGAAACCGCCTACCAGATGGCCGAGACCCGTTTATGACCGAGCAATACCAACACAAGGCGCGCAAACGCTTTGGCCAGAACTTCCTGCACGATGCCGGCGTTATCGACCGCATCCTGCGCTCCATCAGCGCCAAGTCCGAAGACCGTCTGCTGGAAATCGGCCCGGGCCAGGGCGCGCTGACCGCCGGCCTGCTCAACTCCGGCGCTCAACTCGACGTGGTGGAACTGGACAAAGACCTGATCCCGATCCTCAACCAGCAATTTGCCGGCAAGAGCAACTTCAACCTGCATCAGGGCGATGCGCTGAAGTTCGACTTCAACACACTCAACGCCGCACCGAACAGCCTGCGCGTCGTCGGCAACCTGCCGTACAACATCTCCACACCGCTGATTTTTCACCTGCTGAACAATGCCGGCATCATTCGCGACATGCACTTCATGTTGCAGAAGGAAGTGGTCGAGCGCCTGGCCGCAGGCCCCGGTGGTGGTGACTG
The sequence above is drawn from the Pseudomonas sp. FP2196 genome and encodes:
- the rsmA gene encoding 16S rRNA (adenine(1518)-N(6)/adenine(1519)-N(6))-dimethyltransferase RsmA, which encodes MTEQYQHKARKRFGQNFLHDAGVIDRILRSISAKSEDRLLEIGPGQGALTAGLLNSGAQLDVVELDKDLIPILNQQFAGKSNFNLHQGDALKFDFNTLNAAPNSLRVVGNLPYNISTPLIFHLLNNAGIIRDMHFMLQKEVVERLAAGPGGGDWGRLSIMVQYHCRVEHLFNVGPGAFNPPPKVDSAIVRLVPHAVLPHPAKDHRLLERVVREAFNQRRKTLRNTLKQLMTTAEIEAAGVDGSLRPEQLDLAAFVRLADKLSEQVPETPAAD
- the pdxA gene encoding 4-hydroxythreonine-4-phosphate dehydrogenase PdxA, with the translated sequence MKPKRFALTPGEPAGIGPDLCLLLASQAQPHPLIAVTSRDLLLERAAQLGLAVNLLDVGPDLWPDVPAPANSLYVWDTPLSAPVVAGQLDKANAAFVLETLTRAGNGCLNGDFAGMITAPVHKGVINDSGIAFSGHTEFLADLTHTTQVVMMLATRGLRVALVTTHLPLREIADAITAERLERVTRILHADLQDKFGIAQPRILVCGLNPHAGEGGHLGHEEIDIIEPTLERLRGEGMDLRGPLPADTLFTPKYLEHCDAVLAMYHDQGLPVLKYKGFGAAVNVTLGLPIIRTSVDHGTALDLAGSGKIDTGSLQVALETAYQMAETRL
- the surA gene encoding peptidylprolyl isomerase SurA translates to MKTKLSDCLRPLMLGALFLGTAANAAVQSIDKVVAIVDNDVVMQSQLDQRVHEVQQTIAKRGGGSPPPGVLDQQVLERLIVENLQLQIGERSGIRITDEELNQAVGTIAQRNNMTIDQFRAALARDGLSYDDARDQIRREMIISRVRQRRVAERIQVSEQEVKNFLASDLGKMQLSEELHLANILIPTPESANSEAIQNAARQAMEIYQQLKQGADFGQLAVAKSASDNALEGGDMGWRKAAQLPPPFDRELSSMAVGDVTQPARTPGGFIILKLLAKRGGEAQTRDEVHVRHILVKPSPIRDEAKTKALVQSLYERIVAGEDFATLAKSYSEDPGSALNGGDLNWIDPNVLVPEFREVMAKTPQGQLSKPFQTQYGWHVLEVLGRRATDSTEQAREQQAMTVLRNRKYDEELQTWLRQIRDEAYVEIKLPGADQAAQ